The following proteins are encoded in a genomic region of Methanomicrobiales archaeon HGW-Methanomicrobiales-1:
- a CDS encoding replication protein C, producing the protein MDWAEKYRPVHLQDIVGNGSAVRQIAEWAKNWTRKSKPLLIYGKPGIGKTSCAYALANDMKWESIELNASDTRTAGVIERIAGAGSQTASLTGALRKLIVLDEADNLQGTSDRGGAKAIIDCIKNAQQPIILIANDLYGLTPELRSRCEPVQFKAVPARSIAPRLKYLCSAEKITCSDAAIHAIADSAEGDIRSAVNMLYAAAIGRDSIDDAQVHTSQKDERVSIFSLISALFGNTSDAELLRLSYDVDDTPETIEQWVEGNIGQIADPSAVARAYQHLARADEYLGNTYRRQYHTLWRYATAIMLLGVADAAGGKGIHARIMPPERWQKMSTAKKQKAIRIALLNKIAGTMHIPQSTLREEYLGTFSLLVDNNPAGYAREMMLDADQLNFFLNDRARASEIVKAIEKEEKERVKEQEKVKDPQKKSKKESQPKPGQLPEGEPAPAEPVKAEPAKAEPVKTEPVKEPEPATIAPPEPAEKKPPARTQSTLFDGF; encoded by the coding sequence ATGGACTGGGCAGAAAAATACCGCCCCGTACACCTGCAGGATATTGTCGGCAATGGGTCGGCAGTCCGGCAGATTGCGGAGTGGGCGAAGAACTGGACGAGAAAATCAAAACCTCTCCTGATCTACGGCAAGCCCGGTATCGGTAAGACCTCCTGTGCATACGCGCTGGCAAATGACATGAAGTGGGAGTCCATTGAACTCAATGCAAGTGACACGCGGACCGCCGGGGTCATCGAGCGTATTGCCGGAGCGGGAAGCCAGACCGCAAGCCTGACGGGGGCCTTGCGGAAGTTAATCGTACTGGACGAAGCCGATAACCTGCAGGGAACCTCAGATCGCGGCGGTGCCAAGGCAATCATCGATTGCATAAAAAATGCCCAGCAGCCGATCATCCTGATAGCAAATGATCTCTATGGGCTCACTCCTGAACTGCGTTCCCGGTGCGAACCGGTCCAGTTCAAAGCGGTCCCGGCCCGGTCGATCGCCCCGCGGCTCAAGTATCTCTGCTCTGCTGAGAAGATTACCTGCAGTGATGCAGCGATTCACGCCATTGCCGACAGTGCAGAAGGGGACATACGATCTGCGGTCAACATGCTCTATGCAGCGGCAATCGGGCGGGACTCCATTGACGATGCGCAGGTGCACACCTCCCAGAAAGACGAACGGGTATCGATCTTCTCGCTCATATCGGCCCTGTTCGGGAATACTTCCGATGCGGAACTGCTGCGCTTATCCTATGATGTCGATGACACGCCCGAAACCATCGAGCAGTGGGTGGAGGGAAATATCGGCCAGATTGCTGACCCTTCGGCAGTTGCGCGGGCCTACCAGCACCTGGCGCGAGCCGATGAGTATCTTGGCAATACCTACCGCCGGCAGTATCATACTCTCTGGCGTTATGCAACAGCGATAATGCTGCTGGGGGTTGCCGATGCTGCCGGTGGCAAAGGCATCCATGCACGGATCATGCCCCCCGAGCGTTGGCAGAAGATGTCAACAGCCAAGAAACAGAAAGCGATCAGGATTGCGCTGCTCAACAAAATTGCCGGTACTATGCACATCCCGCAGAGTACCCTGCGCGAAGAGTACCTGGGCACCTTTTCCCTGCTGGTCGATAACAACCCGGCAGGATATGCCCGGGAGATGATGCTGGATGCAGACCAGCTCAATTTCTTCTTAAACGACCGGGCACGTGCATCAGAGATCGTAAAGGCGATTGAAAAAGAAGAGAAAGAACGGGTAAAAGAACAGGAAAAGGTTAAGGATCCGCAGAAAAAGTCAAAAAAAGAATCCCAGCCAAAACCCGGACAGTTGCCGGAGGGCGAACCTGCCCCGGCTGAGCCGGTTAAAGCAGAACCTGCAAAAGCTGAGCCCGTGAAAACAGAACCCGTGAAAGAACCGGAACCTGCAACCATTGCGCCACCTGAGCCGGCAGAGAAAAAACCCCCGGCCCGGACCCAGTCAACCCTGTTTGACGGGTTCTGA
- a CDS encoding peptidase M54: MHVHIFWDAQSPAGLQMPVSRKISSILGVPTTVSENHVRMMGYVNERRQIDAAALLDSIQTYKHRHAIEDPVLLVVHQDLFKDGSSFVFGLARESVGAAVVSSARLSNEYYGLSGNDDDLMDRMVKEGAHEIGHLLGLGHCNNNECVMFRPNTLDELDRKKKQLCSTCYEQMAQLRETPKK; this comes from the coding sequence ATGCATGTCCATATTTTTTGGGATGCCCAGTCACCGGCCGGGCTCCAGATGCCCGTTTCCCGGAAAATTTCTTCGATTCTTGGCGTGCCTACCACGGTCTCTGAAAACCATGTTCGCATGATGGGATATGTCAACGAGCGCCGGCAGATCGATGCGGCGGCGCTTCTTGACAGTATCCAGACGTATAAGCACCGCCACGCGATCGAAGACCCGGTGCTGCTGGTGGTGCACCAGGACCTGTTTAAAGACGGCAGCAGTTTTGTCTTCGGGCTCGCCCGGGAATCCGTTGGTGCGGCAGTGGTCTCATCGGCCCGTTTGTCAAATGAGTATTACGGGCTTTCCGGCAATGACGATGACCTGATGGACCGGATGGTAAAAGAGGGCGCACACGAGATCGGGCACCTGCTGGGCCTCGGGCACTGCAACAATAATGAATGCGTGATGTTCAGGCCAAATACTCTTGACGAACTGGACCGCAAGAAAAAACAGCTCTGTTCTACCTGTTACGAACAGATGGCACAACTCCGGGAAACCCCAAAAAAATAA